The following are encoded in a window of Hippoglossus stenolepis isolate QCI-W04-F060 chromosome 10, HSTE1.2, whole genome shotgun sequence genomic DNA:
- the slc25a21 gene encoding mitochondrial 2-oxodicarboxylate carrier isoform X1, which translates to MEEEKKKRSLLREASHQIVAGGSAGLVEICLMHPLDVVKTRFQIQTGTSDPNSYKNLSDCFRTIFRNERIFGFYKGILPPIVAETPKRAVKFFTFEQYKKLLNLTPLSPGVALSVAGLGAGLTEAVVVNPFEVVKVSLQANRDSFKEQPSSFAQARRIIKSDGFGLKGLNKGLTSTLGRHGVFNMIYFGFYFNVKDAIPTSPDPTLEFMRKFAIGLVSGTISSCVNIPFDVAKSRIQGPQPVPGEIKYRTCFQTMALVSREEGYLALYKGLVPKIMRLGPGGAVMLLVYEYVSGWLHKNW; encoded by the exons GTTTGGTAGAGATCTGCCTGATGCATCCCCTCGATGTGGTGAAGACGAG ATTCCAGATCCAGACGGGAACCAGTGACCCCAACAGCTACAAGAACCTGAGCGATTGCTTCCGCACAATCTTCCGTAATGAAAG gataTTTGGCTTCTACAAGGGAATCCTGCCTCCAATTGTGGCCGAGACACCAAAGAGAGCAGTCAAG tttttcacttttgaaCAATACAAGAAGTTGCTGAACTTGACCCCTCTGTCTCCTGGTGTG GCGCTGTCTGTAGCCGGGCTTGGCGCAGGCTTGACTGAGGCTGTTGTCGTCAATCCGTTCGAAGTGGTGAAAGTCAGTCTCCAGGCCAACCGAGATTCGTTCAAAGAG CAACCCTCCTCATTTGCTCAAGCCAGACGCATCATTAAGTCGGACGGCTTTGGACTGAAGGGTCTGAATAAAGGATTAACATCAACACTCGGACGCCATGGAGTTTTCAACATGATCTACTTTGGCTTCTACTTCAATGTCAAGGATGCTATTCCAACCAGCCCG gACCCGACCCTTGAGTTCATGAGGAAGTTCGCCATCGGCCTCGTGTCTGGGAccatctcctcctgtgtgaACATCCCCTTCGACGTAGCCAAGAGCCGCATCCAAGGCCCGCAGCCTGTGCCAGGGGAGATCAAGTATCGCACCTGCTTCCAGACCATGGCCCTTGTGTCCCGGGAGGAGGG atACTTGGCTCTGTACAAGGGGCTGGTGCCCAAGATAATGAGGCTTGGACCAG GTGGAGCAGTGATGCTGCTGGTCTATGAATACGTGTCCGGTTGGCTTCACAAGAACtggtaa
- the slc25a21 gene encoding mitochondrial 2-oxodicarboxylate carrier isoform X2, with product MHPLDVVKTRFQIQTGTSDPNSYKNLSDCFRTIFRNERIFGFYKGILPPIVAETPKRAVKFFTFEQYKKLLNLTPLSPGVALSVAGLGAGLTEAVVVNPFEVVKVSLQANRDSFKEQPSSFAQARRIIKSDGFGLKGLNKGLTSTLGRHGVFNMIYFGFYFNVKDAIPTSPDPTLEFMRKFAIGLVSGTISSCVNIPFDVAKSRIQGPQPVPGEIKYRTCFQTMALVSREEGYLALYKGLVPKIMRLGPGGAVMLLVYEYVSGWLHKNW from the exons ATGCATCCCCTCGATGTGGTGAAGACGAG ATTCCAGATCCAGACGGGAACCAGTGACCCCAACAGCTACAAGAACCTGAGCGATTGCTTCCGCACAATCTTCCGTAATGAAAG gataTTTGGCTTCTACAAGGGAATCCTGCCTCCAATTGTGGCCGAGACACCAAAGAGAGCAGTCAAG tttttcacttttgaaCAATACAAGAAGTTGCTGAACTTGACCCCTCTGTCTCCTGGTGTG GCGCTGTCTGTAGCCGGGCTTGGCGCAGGCTTGACTGAGGCTGTTGTCGTCAATCCGTTCGAAGTGGTGAAAGTCAGTCTCCAGGCCAACCGAGATTCGTTCAAAGAG CAACCCTCCTCATTTGCTCAAGCCAGACGCATCATTAAGTCGGACGGCTTTGGACTGAAGGGTCTGAATAAAGGATTAACATCAACACTCGGACGCCATGGAGTTTTCAACATGATCTACTTTGGCTTCTACTTCAATGTCAAGGATGCTATTCCAACCAGCCCG gACCCGACCCTTGAGTTCATGAGGAAGTTCGCCATCGGCCTCGTGTCTGGGAccatctcctcctgtgtgaACATCCCCTTCGACGTAGCCAAGAGCCGCATCCAAGGCCCGCAGCCTGTGCCAGGGGAGATCAAGTATCGCACCTGCTTCCAGACCATGGCCCTTGTGTCCCGGGAGGAGGG atACTTGGCTCTGTACAAGGGGCTGGTGCCCAAGATAATGAGGCTTGGACCAG GTGGAGCAGTGATGCTGCTGGTCTATGAATACGTGTCCGGTTGGCTTCACAAGAACtggtaa
- the pax9 gene encoding paired box protein Pax-9 gives MEPAFGEVNQLGGVFVNGRPLPNAIRLRIVELAQLGIRPCDISRQLRVSHGCVSKILARYNETGSILPGAIGGSKPRVTTPTVVKHIRTYKQRDPGIFAWEIRDRLLADGVCDKFNLPSVSSISRILRNKIGNLSQQSQYESGKQGPHPPPQPTLPYNHLYSYPTSKVPTPPGMPTLPGHMAMHRIWPSSHSVTDILGIRSITEQQNAEWIAHSEQLCHSAQHPSLPPSHPSVTLHGVQRHHVGLCDRSHMAAGQWQCAISPQL, from the exons ATGG AGCCAGCCTTCGGCGAGGTGAACCAACTCGGCGGTGTTTTCGTCAACGGCAGGCCGCTCCCCAACGCCATCCGGCTCCGGATAGTGGAGCTGGCCCAGCTCGGGATTCGACCCTGTGACATTAGCCGGCAGCTGCGCGTCTCCCACGGCTGTGTCAGCAAGATCCTGGCCCGCTACAACGAGACGGGCTCCATCCTCCCGGGGGCCATCGGAGGCAGCAAGCCGCGGGTCACCACACCCACCGTGGTCAAGCACATACGGACATACAAGCAGAGGGACCCGGGGATTTTTGCCTGGGAGATCCGGGACAGGCTACTCGCCGACGGGGTTTGCGACAAGTTCAACCTCCCCTCCGTCAGCTCCATCAGTCGGATCCTGCGGAACAAGATCGGGAATCTGTCCCAGCAGAGTCAGTACGAGTCCGGCAAGCAGGGGCCTCATCCCCCGCCACAACCAACGTTACCCTACAACCACTTATACTCATACCCGACTTCCAAAGTGCCCACTCCCCCTGGCATGCCCACCCTCCCCGGACACATGGCCATGCACAGGATATGGCCCTCGTCGCACTCTGTGACAGATATTCTGGGGATACGGTCTATTACAGAGCAACAAA ACGCCGAGTGGATCGCCCACAGCGAACAGCTATGTCACAGCGCCCAGCATCCCTCCCTACCACCCTCCCACCCGAGTGTCACCCTGCACGGGGTGCAGCGCCACCACGTCGGCCTGTGTGACCGGAGCCACATGGCAGCCGGCCAGTGGCAGTGCGCTATCTCCCCACAGCTGTGA